Proteins encoded together in one Miscanthus floridulus cultivar M001 chromosome 16, ASM1932011v1, whole genome shotgun sequence window:
- the LOC136512861 gene encoding uncharacterized protein isoform X2 has translation MSSPPALRSSPAAQLLPPSRPRRRRLVLSRPARCSRPSCDLARGASARYGPHPQPLPRLVAVESPPSTSLAAVGAIRRDSETGLALLLVVLGLVMSFFLSLTILSFSATRALQKMETAANKLAKVFAEEVPGTLSSLKLSFMEINDLTSQLKNLRKRLAISRFGKNANSKATSSSR, from the exons ATGAGCTCTCCACCGGCTCTCCGCTCTTCGCCGGCGGCGCAGCTGCTGCCGCCGTcgcgccctcgccgccgccggctcgTCCTCAGTAGGCCCGCGCGATGTTCGAGGCCCTCCTGCGATCTAGCACGTGGCGCCAGCGCGCGCTACGGCCCGCATCCGCAACCGCTGCCGCGACTCGTGGCAGTGGAGTCGCCTCCTTCCACCTCGCTTGCCGCCGTTGGCGCCATCCGGAGGGACTCGGAGACGGGGCTCGCCTTGCTCCTCGTCGTTCTCGGTCTG GTGATGAGCTTCTTTCTGTCACTGACCATCTTATCATTTTCAGCAACCAGA GCGCTGCAGAAGATGGAAACTGCAGCAAATAAATTGGCAAAAGTATTTGCAGAAGAGGTGCCTGGAACTCTATCTTCACTAAAGCTCTCCTTCATGGAGATCAATGATTTAACTAGCCAGTTAAAGAACCTTAG GAAGAGGCTTGCAATAAGTAGATTTGGGAAGAATGCTAATTCTAAAGCAACCTCAAGTTCTCGGTAA
- the LOC136512861 gene encoding uncharacterized protein isoform X1 — protein MSSPPALRSSPAAQLRPPWRPRRRRLVLSRPARASRPSCHLARGASARYGPHPQPLPRLVAAESPPSNPPLAAVGAIRRDAETGLALLLVVLTVVMSFFLSLTILSFSATRALQKMETAANKLAKVFAEEVPGTLSSLKLSFMEINDLTSQLKNLRKRLAISRFGKNANSKATSSSR, from the exons aTGAGCTCTCCACCGGCTCTCCGCTCTTCGCCGGCGGCGCAGCTGCGGCCGCCGTggcgccctcgccgccgccgtctggTCCTCAGCAGGCCCGCGCGAGCTTCGAGGCCCTCCTGCCACCTAGCACGTGGCGCCAGCGCGCGTTACGGCCCGCATCCGCAGCCGCTGCCGCGACTCGTGGCGGCGGAGTCGCCTCCTTCCAACCCACCGCTCGCCGCCGTTGGCGCCATCCGGAGGGACGCGGAGACGGGGCTCGCCTTGCTCCTTGTCGTTCTCACTGTG GTGATGAGCTTCTTTCTGTCACTGACCATCTTATCATTTTCAGCAACCAGA GCGCTGCAGAAGATGGAAACTGCAGCAAATAAATTGGCAAAAGTATTTGCAGAAGAGGTGCCTGGAACTCTATCTTCACTAAAGCTCTCCTTCATGGAGATCAATGATTTAACTAGCCAGTTAAAGAACCTTAG GAAGAGGCTTGCAATAAGTAGATTTGGGAAGAATGCTAATTCTAAAGCAACCTCAAGTTCTCGGTAA
- the LOC136512863 gene encoding 1,4-dihydroxy-2-naphthoyl-CoA thioesterase 1-like, which yields MGGGAGDPPVHPAAAAAFRVDRALQALGFEFTRVTAEEVVGRLPVTETCCQPFDWLNGGVSALMAEATASIGCYVASGYRRLAGVQLSINHVGPARLGDLVQARATPIQLGRRIQVWEVQIWQIDPSTSERKDLVSTARVTLLANLSTPDKMKSFEQGLKKFSSKL from the exons atgggcggcggcgcgggcgatcCTCCTGTtcatccggcggcggcggcggccttccGTGTGGACCGGGCGCTGCAGGCGCTGGGCTTCGAGTTCACCCGCGTCACCGCCGAGGAGGTGGTCGGCCGCCTCCCCGTCACCGAGACCTGCTGCCAG CCGTTCGACTGGCTCAACGGCGGCGTGTCGGCGCTGATGGCGGAGGCGACGGCCAGCATCGGCTGCTACGTCGCGTCGGGGTACCGGAGGCTCGCCGGGGTGCAGCTCTCCATCAACCACGTCGGCCCCGCGCGCCTCGGCGACCTCGTCCAGGCGCGGGCCACGCCAATCCAGCTCGGCCGCAGAATCCAG GTTTGGGAGGTCCAGATATGGCAGATTGATCCTTCCACGTCAGAGCGCAAAGATCTGGTGTCAACAGCAAGGGTTACCCTGTTAGCCAATCTATCAACACCAGATAAGATGAAGAGCTTTGAACAAGGCCTCAAGAAATTCTCATCCAAGTTGTAG